Genomic segment of Arachis hypogaea cultivar Tifrunner chromosome 16, arahy.Tifrunner.gnm2.J5K5, whole genome shotgun sequence:
TATAAAGCCCACGGCTTGTTAACATTTATCCTTCGGCACCATAACCATACTATCATTACACGTGCCAatttatcttctctttttcttcagtcttttacttatttatcCTTAATAGTTCAAACTATCTTCACACTGTTCTCTTACCAGCCGCTAAGTATTTTATGGAAACAGAATCATAAGATTCTTAAGTAAACTTTGTGACTCCAAATCTTTTAAAAAGggtattctctttttttattctgTTCTATTTTACCATTAATAATatcgataataataatatctttactaaataatattcttaataaattaaaagcaataacaataattttctttaatacaaataaaataatttaagtaaTAAATAGTATTTATAACTTCCTTGAAGACTTAACTCTTTTAAGCTTTACTtataaacttttattaattatgttttaaacatcaaacttttaattattttacttttaaccCAACAATTTTAGAAAACTACTAATTAGCTCTTTGTTTATTAATATTTACAAAAGTAactctgaatttttataaaaataccgGCTCATCCCCAAAAACTTACCTTTTACTCAAAATACCTCTAAACTTATTTATCTATAAAACCATcctcaatttttataaaaataagatttcattctcaaattaataatattatcatggtaacactacaagaaaataagccttttgccacgctttaaaagcgtgccaaaaagtgcaaaaaagcattccaatagcttttcgccacgctttttgagatATCGGCacacttttgaaagggtcacatctgccagcgtgccggttgctctatcgccacgcttttctggatctatcggcacgctttttttGTCGGCATGCTttcttttcttgccacgcttttaagGTCTTAACCTATaggtacgctttaaaagcgtaccgaAAAATGCAcgtatcgccacgcttttaaaacgtcccaGAATGTATGCTTTGGGTACTCTTTAAAAGCGTACCGATAGGGAAAGatatggctacactttttaaacgtGCCAATAGGGTAAACGTATGAGGATATGGGTACGCTTAGAAAACGTGCCAGTAGATGAAGATATGGgtatgcttttaaagcgtgccggtTGCCAAGTTATGGCCACGCTTATTAAGTGTGCTTGACGAGCCCAAAATTAAGGTATAGCCACCCTTTTTAAGCGTGCCCATAAGTTTGgtcagaatttttttttattaatcatccTAATATTTCTtgcaaaatttatatataattttaaaattatagaccaaaataaaattatatatattgaactAATCCAACAAATATAAACTTTCCCATAAAAAAGACATACATATAAAATTGTCACCATAAAAGTAGGTTTTGATGACAAAGTACTAAAAAGAAAAGTCATAACAAGTAAATAAGAATTGTCATTCCAACAAGTGTCACATATCTACTTCTTTTATATACTTAGTTACAAAATATCAAATTTCATGAGTAGTGTGATCATCCATTATGAGCTCCATTGTTTTTATCACTGCCCTGCAGAATTTTAAATAATCTTGTGTTAGTACATGTTATAAAAGCGACTTCAATTAAGTCCAACAAATCCAATTCCAAATCCAAATTGATTAAACATGAAAATGGcaaagcaactttaattaggtCCCACAATCATATTCAGCCATTAGAACAAAAAACACATATCAAACACAAAAGAAATAGTCCCCTATACATGGTCACAAAAGGAGCTGTTCACACAAATTTCAAATTATTGGAGCAGAGGAACAAACATTTACATGAGTAAAAAATTTTCAGAATTCTGGttacattttgttttttattattatccatTAGCAGATTTGGTGTGTGGAGTCAAAATTAACTAAGCTAGAAATGGAAGAGGCAAGGAATAACAAGCAATTCAGAAGAGAAGAGATGGTGTAAAGTTGACTCGCAGGTAACaattaatttaaaactaaaagaatGCTACAATTCACAAgtgcatcatcatcatgcaattggTTTAGCTTAATGGTAAGCAACCCATCTGTAACTAAAATCCATATTCCTTTTCCCTAGTTAATGCTACACTACCTCAGGATAgtagtaattaaatttaaatgacaagaaagaaaggggagaaaCTGAGGAAGAGAAAATGACAAAGGAGAATATATggtcaaaactcaaaacaaaaaaaagggtCGTGGGCATGTCAGAGCGCTTTATTCTCAACCGCGATCAACGGCTTCCGCCGAAAATGAGATTAAATTGCCAAATCTCTTTCTTTCACACACCCTCTATCtcaattctcaattctcaattctcaatcaacagTAATTTAATTCCGCCAGCAACataaattctcaatcaacaataatcaacatttctcaattctcaattcaGCCAGCATAAACtctcaatcaacaataatcaataattctcaattcttaatcaacaattctcaattctcaattcagccatcaacataaattctcaatcaacaattctcaattctcaattcATCCAACAACataaattctcaatcaacaataatcaacaattctcaattctcaattcAGCTAGCAACataaattctcaatcaacaataatcaacaattctcaattctcaattcAGCCAGCAATataaattctcaatcaacaatattcaacaattctcaattctcaattctcaattcAGCCAGCAACATAAATTCAACATGAAAAATGAAATTCTATAATCTAAATCAAGGGAATGACAATAATACAAGGCTAGGACAGTTACTTACATTATCAGTTGGTGGAATGTGAGTTACTTCGGAGGAGTGGGGAGTATTTCTTGGTCTACTACTTGAGGCATCCAAAGGAGAATTTTGGGCTGCTTGCACTAAGGCTACTACCTCTTCCTCACTCATTCCAGGATTGGGTTGGTACAACATCACCTTCAATAGACCACAAACACCGTCCATCTTCTTTTCTAATGAATGCACCTTATCATTGTATTCAACCTTCACTTGGCGAATCTTTTCATCCTTTCTAAGAAAGCTTCTTGTAATTGAAGTCCCATAACAACGAAGTCGACCTGGTTGGTCCTTTCCTAGCACTACTACAAATGCATCTTCATGATTTTCCCCTGCCTCTATGTGGCTTTGAAGTTCATTCTACCAAAagtaacaacaaaaaaaatacaaagtcaCATTAACTTAATATAAATACAAATCTATCTAGCATTCAAATTATACAAAtccaaatacaaatacaaaacaACTCACAATTGTTGTTTGTGTTTTAGCAtcaatttcttttccatttttacTTGTGCGTGTTGCTGTGAAAACTTCAGCCCTTGATAGCTCTTCATTGTTCTCTTTAGAGTCACGCTAGAGTATGAAGAGAAAATTTTATATGAAGCATACTAACTAGACAATATAACATGGATATAAAGAAGAAATCACAAAAAAAGAAGTTATGTTACCAGCTGCTTGCGCACTATTGCAAAATTTATGGAACCCATTCGGTGAGGACATGTTTGCTTTGACCTATTTTCAGTATTCTTAACAGACATAGCctaaatataaacatgaaaaagagAGATTATTCTTTGAAAATCACATCACCTTTTTTTGAAATAGCAAGTCTAATCACAAAAAAATCAAGGATAGCTAGAAGAAATAGAAGACATAGCATTACCTTGATAGCGGGAAGACTCCAATATCGAATTAGCTTGCGAAACTGAAATTCAGGAATCTCTAATGGTCGGTTCTTTATCATTTCTTTCTTTGTGTTGTACTTTAAGAAatgttcttttttaatttcacCCTTGTATTTTTTCCATGCACGACAAAATCCCCGCATGACCCACGGCTTTGAACTTATTGGAAGAATAAACTTTTGCTATGCAACACATACATTAGAACGCCAAAGGTTAGCACACACAacataactaataaataaataaataaactctcCATAAAGGCATATTTACATACGTTGGCGTACTCCCACATGCCCTCCTTGAGAGTATCAGGCACACCATGCCAACTAGTGTATAGCAAAGTCACAAAACGGAGATTTCTAACTGTTGAACCCAAAAATTGGCCTAGGTTAGCTACGACCTCCTTGGTTGGACCAATAGGCTGCCCTTGTAAAAACTCCACCTCCCGTCGATCATTAAAATCAGTGGCATGAAGTTTTTTGCATAAGGTCTTGTCACGAGTTTTCTTTTTAGTGCCTAAGTACAATTAGAATAAGAGAATTTTAACTCAGACtaattaaaaagtaatataaGCTATAATTAGGCAATAAGGGAGATAAGAAAAACTACCTTCATTACTAGCTTGTCCTCCACTACCCTCAATATTTGCAGCATCTTCCTCATCTTCCTCATCTGCATCATCTTCCTCATATTCCTCGTCTTTGAAATTAATCCCATGCACCTTAAAATACATGTCAATACTCATTCCCTTTTGTTTAATTCTATGCTCAGCCCACTTGTATCTTCTCCCTCCTCATTAGAACTTGCATCATCTTGATCCATTGTATCATCTTCaacagtttttttccagttttcgAGTTCTTTTCAGCTTGAAACATCGCCTCATTCCCACTTTAGGGGTTCTTTTCAGCAGCCTTTGAATTATTCCCAATACCCTGACATTCTTAAAACAGTGAGTTTGGTTggaccttctttttcttcttcggaGCCCCAGTTTGCTCTTCAAATGCATCTTCCACTATTGTGATGGTTGATTTCTTGTTGGATCTTTTGGGCCTTGATCTTGCAACCTAGCTTTATTATTTTCCCCCATGATCTTCtctcttttaatattatatagttGTAGCAATTCAGCACTTGACTTAACTTGCATCACctcaaaagaattattttttttggacTTTTCTGTTTCATGTTCTTTTGACCTAAGgtaattattctttttcttttagtgaTCTCCCCTTTCTCCATCCTGCATACataagaaataagaagaaaaaatgtaattctattaattaaataaacataatCAGCACAAGCAAGTAACTAAATAAGCAAAACAACCAACAAAAGTAATTCATTTAGAATACTACCAAAAAAATGCAAAGATAAACACATGTCAACATGAATCGGAATCAACAACCTCCATGTACTCATCATATTCACTTTCCTCGTCTTCCTCACAACGTTGCTTGGCAAACATGTTTGGAGCCATATCTATGATGGTAGCTCATAGATCATTCTTCACTAGATCAACTTCGCCATTATCATTTGGAAGACTTGGAATCATTTCAGGCTCACATGGCTCCCTTGCATATATTGTGGGGGAATCAGACTCAAGGTCGTCACTTATTCTAAATAAATCTCTCGGAATTATTTTCATAACATAGTGTTTGTCACTCACATATGGGTCTTGTACATAAAAGCATTGGTTTACTTGAGATGCTAACACaaatggttcttcttggtagcattttttactaaa
This window contains:
- the LOC112757209 gene encoding uncharacterized protein — its product is MAPNMFAKQRCEEDEESEYDEYMEVHGINFKDEEYEEDDADEEDEEDAANIEGSGGQASNEGTKKKTRDKTLCKKLHATDFNDRREVEFLQGQPIGPTKEVVANLGQFLGSTVRNLRFVTLLYTSWHGVPDTLKEGMWEYANQKFILPISSKPWVMRGFCRAWKKYKGEIKKEHFLKYNTKKEMIKNRPLEIPEFQFRKLIRYWSLPAIKAMSVKNTENRSKQTCPHRMGSINFAIVRKQLRDSKENNEELSRAEVFTATRTSKNGKEIDAKTQTTINELQSHIEAGENHEDAFVVVLGKDQPGRLRCYGTSITRSFLRKDEKIRQVKVEYNDKVHSLEKKMDGVCGLLKVMLYQPNPGMSEEEVVALVQAAQNSPLDASSSRPRNTPHSSEVTHIPPTDNVSNCPSLVLLSFP